A single Vulcanisaeta distributa DSM 14429 DNA region contains:
- a CDS encoding ATP-binding protein — MYDYVIHCGRVNEDSLVGSSIKEVINWAVGKVMSNEKALVIMGESGSGKTTALLAIMNRLRKLGIPVAYVNTYNEIGLKSVKLVDCHNDGNARVLLIDDVDAAFTVPRMAQGFINKVLGFSGTVITTLTIPLLVGNDLEMLEPLIKFLHSASRMVIEYREEDLRILARRIGVNVNYVKPAMRTPGMVLRNFRKLGSGDSTINDVLNDGNVVL; from the coding sequence ATGTATGATTACGTGATTCATTGCGGGAGGGTTAATGAGGATTCACTGGTTGGTTCATCAATTAAGGAAGTTATCAATTGGGCAGTGGGTAAGGTAATGAGTAATGAGAAGGCGTTGGTCATAATGGGTGAGTCAGGTAGTGGTAAGACTACGGCGCTACTGGCAATAATGAATAGATTGAGAAAGTTAGGCATACCTGTGGCCTATGTAAATACATACAACGAGATAGGACTTAAATCAGTAAAGCTCGTTGATTGCCATAATGATGGGAATGCGAGGGTCCTTCTCATTGATGATGTTGACGCGGCATTTACAGTGCCAAGGATGGCGCAGGGCTTTATTAATAAGGTTCTTGGGTTCAGTGGTACTGTAATCACCACGTTAACAATACCACTACTCGTGGGTAATGACTTAGAAATGCTCGAGCCATTGATAAAGTTTTTACACTCAGCGTCGAGAATGGTTATTGAGTATCGTGAGGAGGACTTAAGGATCCTTGCCCGGAGAATAGGGGTTAATGTTAATTATGTTAAGCCGGCAATGAGAACACCGGGCATGGTACTCAGGAACTTCAGGAAATTAGGTAGTGGAGACTCGACAATTAATGATGTACTTAATGATGGTAATGTTGTGCTATAG